A single Streptomyces xanthii DNA region contains:
- a CDS encoding ATP-binding protein: protein MPTASITLPFETPALILLVGASGTGKTRVSRMFQPSQVLRADDFRRMCADDPGNQSVSGAAWQALETVLRARLNLGLTTVVDATFAEEGLRRRFAEIADEHGVLSYALAMSTPPDLAHTRNAARTGTIRVPAHVVDDQFAQLREASPKAEGIDRTVLAETLPVLGAALERLAAEEDRTADLADVRRVFGEAATELFAWDAASSDPQFRTGTFAAGNESLCVRWVDDRDPFDWRFEARVPCRTTGCPGPAWTPVRSVAELADAYRDAPADEAECIRCDC, encoded by the coding sequence ATGCCCACCGCTTCGATCACCCTGCCGTTCGAGACGCCCGCGCTGATCCTCCTGGTCGGCGCGAGCGGCACCGGCAAGACCCGCGTATCGCGGATGTTCCAGCCCAGCCAGGTCCTGCGGGCCGACGACTTCCGCCGGATGTGCGCCGACGACCCCGGGAACCAGTCGGTCAGCGGGGCCGCCTGGCAGGCCCTGGAGACCGTGCTCCGCGCACGGCTCAACCTGGGATTGACCACGGTCGTGGATGCGACCTTCGCCGAGGAGGGGCTGCGCCGCCGCTTCGCCGAAATCGCCGACGAGCACGGGGTCCTCTCCTACGCCCTGGCGATGAGCACGCCGCCGGACCTCGCCCACACCCGCAACGCCGCCCGCACCGGCACCATCCGCGTCCCGGCCCATGTCGTGGACGACCAGTTCGCCCAGCTCCGTGAGGCGTCCCCCAAGGCCGAGGGCATCGACCGGACCGTCCTGGCCGAGACCCTCCCCGTGCTGGGCGCCGCGCTGGAGCGGCTGGCCGCCGAGGAGGACCGGACCGCCGACCTGGCCGACGTCCGCCGCGTCTTCGGCGAAGCCGCGACCGAGCTGTTCGCCTGGGACGCCGCCAGCTCCGACCCGCAGTTCCGCACCGGCACCTTCGCCGCCGGGAACGAGTCCCTGTGCGTGCGGTGGGTGGACGACCGCGACCCCTTCGACTGGCGGTTCGAGGCCCGTGTTCCCTGCCGGACCACCGGATGCCCCGGGCCGGCCTGGACCCCGGTGCGCTCCGTGGCCGAGCTCGCCGACGCCTACCGCGACGCCCCGGCCGACGAGGCGGAGTGCATCCGCTGCGACTGCTGA
- a CDS encoding GGDEF domain-containing protein, which yields MPSAIETGALLDRARTDLARPDASPHELRSALAQVVPAVEMLLAEVSTLSGQLAQARTCPVTGLPTRAAWTARAREIVAAGPAAALLFDLDGFKPVNDRFGHDVGDAVLAAVGSRLAEWAAAEGAEAGRLGGDEFAVILPDTPDLPARVTRLHAALTRPVRHEGLRLEVGASIGTARTVDTGPGPAGTHSTLLSALLKNADTAMYRAKGRGRRGRRLARLLPLPTRRLADVLTFRKAA from the coding sequence ATGCCGTCCGCGATAGAGACCGGCGCCCTGCTCGACCGTGCCCGCACCGACCTCGCCCGGCCCGACGCCAGCCCCCACGAGCTGCGCAGCGCCCTCGCCCAGGTCGTGCCCGCCGTCGAGATGCTGCTGGCCGAGGTCTCCACGCTCAGCGGTCAGCTCGCCCAGGCCCGCACCTGCCCGGTCACCGGACTGCCCACCCGAGCGGCATGGACCGCACGGGCCCGCGAAATCGTCGCAGCCGGCCCGGCCGCGGCCCTCCTTTTCGACCTCGACGGGTTCAAGCCGGTCAACGACCGGTTCGGACACGACGTAGGGGACGCAGTCCTCGCGGCCGTCGGCTCACGCCTGGCCGAGTGGGCCGCCGCCGAGGGCGCCGAGGCCGGGCGCCTGGGCGGCGACGAGTTCGCCGTCATCCTCCCGGACACCCCCGACCTGCCCGCACGCGTGACCCGCCTGCACGCCGCGCTGACCCGGCCCGTCCGGCACGAGGGCCTGCGCCTGGAGGTCGGGGCCTCGATCGGCACCGCCCGTACGGTCGACACCGGCCCCGGGCCCGCCGGCACCCACAGCACCCTGCTGTCCGCGCTGCTGAAGAACGCCGACACCGCGATGTACCGCGCCAAGGGGCGCGGCCGCCGAGGCCGCCGCCTGGCCCGGCTTCTCCCCCTGCCCACCCGTCGCCTCGCCGACGTCCTCACCTTCCGAAAGGCCGCCTGA
- a CDS encoding DUF6919 domain-containing protein: MPRSTARTWSAARTLSDLGELTAQWLEGSLATLPGGAYRGGPDEETGPLVPVLAALNRSGFVTLQSQPGYDGPAFDGRRWRQRAAVMCLTGAAGLQQLTRTAESAGLLLAAHRADRPGPVRDILVTTWGGNGHTGFGGRLRKSPIRREYAGCHRDAVRAAQDAHQVTVVDPCWGRDTLLWPELVRLLAAVPN, translated from the coding sequence GTGCCCCGCTCGACCGCGCGGACCTGGTCCGCCGCTCGGACCCTGTCCGACCTCGGCGAGCTCACCGCCCAGTGGCTGGAGGGTTCCCTGGCGACGCTGCCCGGCGGCGCCTACCGCGGAGGCCCCGACGAGGAGACCGGCCCCCTGGTGCCCGTGCTCGCCGCCCTGAACCGGTCCGGCTTCGTCACCCTCCAGTCCCAGCCCGGATACGACGGGCCCGCCTTCGACGGCCGCCGCTGGCGGCAGCGCGCCGCCGTCATGTGCCTGACCGGCGCCGCCGGCCTCCAGCAGCTCACCCGCACCGCCGAGAGCGCGGGCCTGCTGCTGGCCGCCCACCGAGCCGACCGCCCCGGACCGGTGCGCGACATCCTCGTCACCACCTGGGGCGGGAACGGGCACACCGGCTTCGGCGGCCGCCTGCGCAAGTCGCCCATCCGGCGCGAGTACGCCGGATGCCACCGCGACGCCGTACGAGCAGCCCAGGACGCCCACCAGGTCACCGTCGTCGATCCCTGCTGGGGGCGCGACACCCTGCTGTGGCCCGAGTTGGTCAGGCTGCTCGCCGCCGTGCCGAACTGA
- a CDS encoding RapZ C-terminal domain-containing protein, whose product MIRIVSFGYGHGEPPAAEATYDLRDLLRNPFHDPQLKHLTGLDPAVYEHVMDTPGAEPLAQAAAYLAVGLNETTGANITVAFGCVGGRHRSVGLARRVGEITQLTNRPVTVEHRDVDKPLLPPGAHRARNA is encoded by the coding sequence GTGATCCGCATCGTCTCCTTCGGCTACGGCCACGGCGAGCCCCCGGCCGCCGAAGCCACCTACGACCTGCGCGACCTGCTGCGCAACCCCTTCCACGACCCCCAGCTGAAGCACCTCACCGGCCTGGACCCGGCCGTGTACGAGCACGTCATGGACACCCCGGGCGCCGAGCCCCTCGCCCAGGCCGCCGCCTACCTCGCGGTCGGGCTCAACGAGACCACCGGCGCCAACATCACCGTCGCCTTCGGATGCGTCGGCGGCCGGCACCGCTCGGTCGGCCTGGCCCGCCGCGTCGGGGAGATCACCCAGCTCACCAATCGGCCGGTCACCGTCGAGCACCGCGACGTCGACAAGCCCCTGCTGCCGCCCGGCGCCCACCGCGCACGGAACGCCTGA
- a CDS encoding DUF2637 domain-containing protein, translating into MSITAPRTQTDPETDETPLMSRTERRQVGRATARKAGAEARVSEVEADKAEQLASLDVEERSLTVEQKRDKLKQQRRQAERAEKARIRKEAVQKWKGRGRAVVQALPVVVAVAAVAALIVASVWIAWPAQAEAMREDLGERSWIVPGVVEGLTWTFAALTILAVRRGAPAGRYRAGTAVSALIAASLNLFHSPSESAGQVNALASLAGVIAFEAVVSLLQHTQSGRTAAEVREQLARWIAHPLVSLTAWRIRAPYRKKITVQAAWDQAWESHHGGTPGTTAARVRRQRRAEFRMERARTTASRRRVRELKRSAQAIAVEAEAAERSAELAQARADEARALAEEFRSRAVKEEEKAAARLSSQKYRSLPFIGGEWVPVTVPATGSDEAAKRSEGPKIQFPKGESAPSAPAGNGSERGERNASASSGNAAKTAGGNGSAAGSERDLSEHVKDAFPIARELAYVAAKDKRKRTGNGFFSPYVLAERVGIRRKDGPGLVALLEAEPGFAEAMAEEIEKAQRENAQDNQSDKTEEISA; encoded by the coding sequence ATGAGCATCACCGCACCACGCACCCAGACCGACCCCGAGACCGACGAGACCCCGCTGATGTCCCGCACCGAGCGGCGGCAGGTCGGCCGCGCGACCGCCCGGAAGGCCGGAGCCGAGGCCAGGGTCTCCGAGGTCGAGGCCGACAAGGCCGAACAGCTCGCCAGCCTCGACGTCGAGGAGCGCAGCCTCACCGTCGAGCAGAAGCGCGACAAGCTCAAGCAGCAGCGCCGCCAGGCGGAGCGTGCCGAGAAGGCGCGCATCCGCAAGGAAGCGGTGCAGAAGTGGAAGGGCCGCGGCCGGGCCGTCGTTCAGGCCCTGCCCGTGGTCGTGGCCGTCGCCGCGGTCGCCGCGCTGATCGTGGCGTCCGTCTGGATCGCGTGGCCGGCCCAGGCCGAGGCCATGCGTGAGGACCTGGGAGAGCGGTCCTGGATCGTCCCGGGCGTGGTCGAGGGCCTGACGTGGACCTTCGCGGCCCTGACCATCCTGGCCGTCCGGCGCGGGGCCCCCGCAGGCCGGTACCGGGCAGGCACGGCCGTGTCCGCCCTGATCGCGGCCAGCCTCAACCTGTTCCACTCGCCCAGCGAGAGCGCGGGGCAGGTCAACGCCCTGGCATCGCTCGCCGGTGTGATCGCCTTCGAGGCCGTGGTCTCCCTGCTCCAGCACACCCAGAGCGGGCGTACCGCCGCCGAGGTGCGCGAGCAGCTCGCCCGGTGGATCGCCCACCCGCTGGTGTCGCTGACCGCCTGGCGCATCCGGGCGCCGTACCGCAAGAAGATCACGGTGCAGGCGGCATGGGATCAGGCGTGGGAGTCGCACCACGGCGGAACGCCGGGGACCACGGCCGCGCGGGTACGCCGGCAGCGCCGGGCCGAGTTCCGCATGGAGCGGGCCCGGACCACGGCCAGCCGCCGCCGGGTGCGTGAGCTGAAGCGTTCCGCGCAGGCCATCGCCGTCGAGGCGGAGGCCGCCGAGCGTTCCGCCGAGCTCGCCCAGGCCCGCGCCGACGAGGCCCGCGCCCTGGCCGAGGAGTTCCGTAGCCGGGCCGTCAAGGAGGAGGAGAAGGCCGCCGCCCGGCTCAGTTCCCAGAAGTACCGCAGCCTGCCGTTCATCGGTGGCGAGTGGGTTCCCGTGACCGTTCCGGCCACCGGTTCCGACGAGGCCGCGAAGCGTTCCGAAGGCCCGAAAATTCAGTTCCCGAAAGGGGAGTCGGCCCCTTCGGCCCCGGCCGGGAACGGCTCGGAACGGGGTGAGCGGAACGCCTCCGCGTCGTCCGGGAACGCGGCCAAGACGGCCGGCGGGAACGGATCGGCGGCCGGGTCGGAACGCGACCTGAGCGAACACGTGAAGGACGCGTTCCCGATCGCGCGGGAACTGGCGTACGTCGCCGCGAAGGACAAGCGCAAGCGGACCGGGAACGGCTTCTTCTCCCCGTATGTGCTCGCGGAACGCGTCGGCATCCGGCGCAAGGACGGCCCCGGACTGGTGGCCCTCCTGGAGGCCGAGCCCGGGTTCGCCGAGGCGATGGCCGAGGAGATCGAGAAGGCCCAGCGCGAGAACGCCCAGGACAACCAGAGCGACAAGACCGAGGAGATCAGCGCATGA
- a CDS encoding GntR family transcriptional regulator, with protein sequence MATRYEEIADDLRERISTGEFPAGSTLPGYDQLTLGYKASRATLREALNRLQAEGLVRPVKKKGLVVRDPGERRQVARGSVVRRDPTRGYVFPAASAPDEPWVTHGRPAASTVPAPAPVAERLGIPPGTRTVRQRWITSPAGQSPFQITDAWIHPDVLAETPKLGEPGAAPGAYLDRIEEAGHGPLEWEERTTIRPSSREEAKQLEIPAAMWVFEVVTVGTSHRTGQAAEVSVQVIPGDRVEFVTKLRRDRTARWPVAPAASAGV encoded by the coding sequence GTGGCGACCCGCTACGAAGAGATCGCTGATGACCTACGCGAGCGCATCAGCACAGGGGAGTTCCCCGCAGGGAGCACGCTCCCCGGCTATGACCAGCTCACCCTCGGATACAAGGCCAGCAGGGCAACGCTCCGCGAGGCCCTGAACCGGCTGCAAGCCGAGGGGCTCGTACGCCCGGTCAAGAAGAAGGGCCTGGTCGTCCGCGACCCCGGCGAGCGTCGCCAGGTGGCCCGGGGCAGCGTCGTGCGCCGGGACCCCACGCGGGGATACGTCTTCCCCGCAGCCTCCGCGCCGGATGAACCGTGGGTCACCCACGGCCGACCGGCCGCCTCGACCGTGCCCGCGCCGGCCCCGGTCGCCGAGCGTCTCGGCATCCCGCCGGGCACCCGGACCGTGCGCCAGCGGTGGATCACGTCCCCGGCCGGCCAGAGCCCGTTTCAGATCACCGACGCGTGGATTCACCCCGACGTCCTGGCGGAGACACCGAAGCTGGGCGAGCCGGGCGCCGCCCCGGGGGCCTATCTGGACCGGATCGAGGAAGCCGGTCACGGCCCCCTGGAGTGGGAGGAGCGCACGACGATCCGGCCGTCCTCCCGCGAGGAGGCCAAGCAGCTGGAGATCCCCGCCGCCATGTGGGTCTTCGAGGTGGTCACCGTCGGTACGTCCCACCGAACCGGCCAGGCCGCCGAGGTGTCCGTACAGGTCATCCCGGGGGACCGCGTCGAGTTCGTCACCAAGCTGCGCCGCGACCGCACCGCCCGCTGGCCCGTCGCTCCGGCGGCCTCCGCAGGGGTGTGA
- a CDS encoding helix-turn-helix domain-containing protein, with protein MSLTPMLWAMKAAPVADTTEKLILISLAERADDDGCDAFPSKATLAKDALCDEKTVQRKLKKLVERKLIGRGDQRAAQYIEQRYRPTVYDLLIPFSWFPDADEINESRRRRGRGPLTPENRPDIAPAPSRTQRSDKGKPRPKKAAAAQRGDTESPLDGTVSSPSSGGTESPVRGDSQSQQGGLTDPRTSPPEPPHSNLPGAPSARSAGNGRRPSTGSSARGTSSGSAAASGAEAPNGKSARSGREVLVTPEVQLVLEAFPDALREALVSKVRTDRPKTVINAIEEQLAGGGLAQARRLGARVARRWVTHNYTKHHAAGRLTSPVGATVAMLKPGPCPDPRCEDGELDDGAPCRSCIEREKNYRADRERERKAAAAEKEAEARRRACPHCQLDRGTAGQPCEDCTRAIASTERDAADFVEQALADHRALSAGDDQAAAAFFTYVTEGVEQARKAAAAQGADVLGQALAARVAADGFAREQKQLRERGVEQVALAAPADRPDPVPEVGIPAQPHWQGDRCPGHDRTGCPWDRPAVGYDGLCTRCRTVLVQKEPAHTS; from the coding sequence ATGAGCCTGACCCCGATGCTCTGGGCGATGAAGGCCGCCCCGGTCGCCGACACAACCGAAAAGCTGATCTTGATCTCGCTCGCCGAGCGCGCCGACGACGACGGATGCGACGCGTTCCCGTCGAAGGCCACCCTCGCCAAGGACGCCCTGTGCGACGAGAAGACGGTGCAGCGCAAGCTCAAGAAGCTGGTCGAGCGCAAGCTGATCGGCCGAGGCGACCAGCGGGCCGCCCAGTACATCGAGCAGCGCTACCGGCCGACGGTCTACGACCTGCTCATCCCCTTCAGCTGGTTCCCCGACGCGGACGAGATCAACGAGTCCCGGCGGCGGCGCGGCCGCGGCCCGCTCACCCCCGAGAACCGTCCCGACATCGCACCCGCGCCGAGCCGCACACAGCGCTCTGACAAGGGAAAACCCCGCCCGAAGAAGGCTGCGGCCGCACAGAGGGGGGACACAGAGTCCCCCCTCGACGGCACGGTCTCCTCGCCTTCGTCAGGGGGGACTGAGAGTCCCGTCAGGGGGGACTCTCAGTCCCAGCAGGGGGGATTGACAGACCCCCGAACCTCCCCACCTGAACCTCCCCACTCAAACCTCCCCGGGGCGCCTTCGGCGCGAAGCGCTGGTAACGGCCGTAGGCCCTCTACCGGTAGTAGCGCGCGCGGGACGTCGAGCGGCTCCGCCGCGGCCAGCGGCGCCGAGGCGCCGAACGGGAAGTCAGCTCGCTCGGGCAGGGAAGTCCTGGTCACCCCGGAGGTCCAGCTGGTCCTGGAGGCGTTCCCCGACGCTCTGCGGGAGGCTCTGGTCAGCAAGGTCCGCACGGACCGGCCCAAGACCGTGATCAACGCGATCGAGGAGCAGCTGGCCGGGGGCGGCCTGGCCCAGGCCCGCAGGCTCGGCGCCCGGGTCGCCCGCCGTTGGGTGACGCACAACTACACCAAGCACCATGCGGCAGGCAGGCTGACCAGCCCGGTCGGTGCGACCGTCGCCATGCTCAAGCCGGGCCCGTGCCCCGATCCTCGGTGCGAGGACGGCGAGCTCGACGACGGCGCCCCGTGCCGGTCCTGCATCGAGCGGGAGAAGAACTACCGGGCCGACCGGGAGCGCGAGCGGAAGGCGGCAGCCGCGGAGAAGGAGGCCGAAGCTCGCCGCCGGGCCTGCCCGCACTGCCAGCTCGACCGCGGCACCGCCGGCCAGCCGTGCGAGGACTGCACCCGGGCCATCGCCTCGACCGAGCGCGATGCGGCCGACTTCGTCGAGCAGGCCCTGGCCGACCACCGCGCACTGAGCGCCGGTGACGACCAGGCCGCGGCCGCGTTCTTCACGTACGTGACCGAGGGCGTCGAGCAGGCCCGCAAGGCGGCGGCCGCCCAGGGCGCCGACGTGCTGGGCCAGGCCCTCGCCGCCCGGGTCGCTGCCGACGGCTTCGCCCGCGAGCAGAAGCAGCTCCGCGAACGTGGCGTCGAACAGGTGGCTCTTGCTGCACCTGCCGACCGCCCCGACCCGGTGCCCGAGGTCGGCATCCCAGCTCAGCCTCACTGGCAGGGTGACCGGTGCCCCGGCCACGACCGCACCGGCTGCCCCTGGGACCGCCCGGCCGTCGGCTACGACGGGCTGTGCACCCGGTGTAGGACCGTGCTCGTCCAGAAGGAACCCGCCCACACCAGCTGA
- a CDS encoding transcriptional regulator: MMHVDMLPGFEDEQPKKAPIRYSWRGRHMNVSKEMGAAVWRKDSGYDRNDRDVLGYYIFNSGEKAARLEKTFDEIGQDLGMNPRQVSKSIKKLHAGGFLLEAGTMARVQLYRLNGRFGYDGSAEDQVKAVADMRHPVIPAPMPESASKSRPSKEGK; the protein is encoded by the coding sequence ATGATGCACGTCGACATGCTGCCGGGCTTCGAGGACGAGCAACCCAAGAAGGCCCCGATCCGGTACAGCTGGCGTGGCCGCCACATGAACGTCTCCAAGGAGATGGGGGCGGCGGTCTGGCGGAAGGACTCCGGATACGACCGCAACGACCGGGACGTTCTGGGCTACTACATCTTCAACTCGGGCGAGAAGGCTGCGCGGCTGGAGAAGACCTTCGATGAGATCGGCCAGGATCTCGGGATGAACCCCCGGCAGGTCTCGAAGTCGATCAAGAAGCTCCATGCGGGCGGCTTCCTGCTGGAGGCCGGAACCATGGCCAGGGTGCAGCTCTACCGGCTGAACGGGCGATTTGGCTACGACGGATCGGCCGAGGACCAGGTGAAGGCGGTGGCGGATATGAGGCATCCTGTAATCCCGGCGCCTATGCCGGAGTCCGCTTCCAAGTCGCGGCCTTCAAAGGAGGGCAAGTGA
- a CDS encoding MarR family transcriptional regulator produces the protein MSSPAEQFDVEHWLDREQLHELLCKSGALPPAASKILMYVASGAPLGHRVEESASAIGGRLQMSTSATSRAVNALLAEGWLEPAGRIVGVQTYRVGPAVYGALEIDKTGARLEKEDRPLATVRHLPVPTPID, from the coding sequence ATGAGCTCGCCGGCTGAGCAGTTCGACGTCGAGCACTGGCTGGACCGCGAGCAGCTCCACGAGCTGCTGTGCAAGTCGGGTGCCCTGCCTCCTGCCGCGTCCAAGATCCTGATGTATGTCGCCAGCGGGGCACCCCTTGGCCACCGCGTCGAGGAGTCAGCTTCCGCGATCGGCGGGAGGCTCCAGATGAGCACCTCGGCGACCTCCCGGGCGGTTAACGCGCTCCTCGCGGAGGGGTGGTTGGAGCCTGCGGGCCGGATCGTCGGAGTCCAGACCTACCGGGTCGGACCGGCTGTGTACGGGGCCCTCGAAATCGACAAGACCGGCGCTCGGCTGGAGAAGGAAGACCGGCCGCTCGCAACCGTCCGGCATCTTCCGGTGCCCACACCGATCGACTGA
- a CDS encoding Pycsar system effector family protein, translating to MQASASRTGSAGDPLEKAQAAAAAEVARNDGKAGAMLTASSVMAAILLGVLPNADLSGPVAALVGLGVTLNAAAMVTVLLVIRSRFGKSPRGSFLHWATLTPEALVEELAHDRRAEQTIALSRIARDKHRLVRVAVDLTVAAAAVLTVALFVALVS from the coding sequence ATGCAGGCGAGCGCGAGCCGTACGGGAAGCGCGGGCGATCCGCTGGAGAAGGCTCAGGCGGCCGCGGCCGCCGAGGTCGCACGCAACGACGGCAAGGCCGGCGCGATGCTCACGGCGTCCAGCGTCATGGCCGCGATCCTGCTGGGGGTGCTGCCGAACGCGGACCTCTCCGGCCCGGTCGCGGCCCTGGTCGGTCTGGGCGTGACGCTGAACGCGGCGGCGATGGTCACGGTGCTGCTGGTGATCCGCTCCCGGTTCGGGAAGTCGCCCCGGGGTTCGTTCCTGCACTGGGCGACGCTGACGCCGGAGGCCCTGGTGGAGGAGCTGGCCCACGACCGGCGGGCCGAGCAGACGATCGCGCTGTCCAGGATCGCGCGGGACAAGCACCGCCTGGTCCGCGTCGCCGTCGACCTCACGGTGGCGGCGGCCGCCGTCCTGACCGTCGCGCTGTTCGTGGCGCTGGTGTCATGA
- a CDS encoding SH3 domain-containing protein has translation MRKALLTALATATLMVPALAGTAQAAPVKASVVGTSACGKKYPAGYWWTYPTTNLKLRTGPGTTYSSLGLLHKGDGVEVKCKAKKAGWMRVHVLNGPLDGRTGWVASKYIH, from the coding sequence ATGCGTAAAGCACTGCTCACCGCCCTGGCGACGGCCACGCTGATGGTGCCGGCGCTCGCGGGCACCGCCCAGGCCGCCCCGGTCAAGGCGTCCGTCGTTGGCACCTCCGCCTGCGGCAAGAAGTACCCGGCCGGCTACTGGTGGACCTACCCGACCACCAACCTCAAGCTCCGTACCGGCCCGGGGACGACCTACTCCTCGCTCGGCCTCCTGCACAAGGGCGACGGCGTCGAGGTCAAGTGCAAGGCCAAGAAGGCCGGGTGGATGCGCGTCCACGTGCTCAACGGCCCGCTCGACGGCCGTACGGGCTGGGTGGCCAGCAAGTACATCCACTAG